CTGCTTCATCCGCAGCGGGTCCTTTTTCCCGGGTCTTTCTTCGATGCCGCTGTTGACATCCACACCGTAGGGCTTTACCGTTGCAATCGCCTGCCGGATATTCGAAGGATTCAGACCCCCGGATAAAAAGACCGGCAGGTTGAATGCCTTGGCTTTGATCGCCAGATCCCAGGGAAAGGTACGGCCCGTGCCTCCGGCCATCCCCTTCTGATAGGTATCCAGAATCACGGCCTGCACATGGCCTTGATAGGTGCTTATGGGCAGCAGACTCGTTTCATCCAGGACACGAAAGGCCTTGAGGGCCTTGGGCCTGAATCTTCGGCAAAAATCCGGCGATTCTTTTCCATGGAGCTGGACCTGGGTGAGCCGGCAAAAATCGGCAATATCCTTAATCGTTTTTTCTTCTTCATCCACAAAGACCCCCACGGTCATTACAAAAGGGGGCAGGAACCCGATAATGGAACGCACCTTTTCGGGACTGATCTGCCGGGGACTCGGGGCCAGGATAAAACCCAGGATGTCGGCACCCAATTCAACTGCCAAAGAAGCATCCTCATAATTGGTAATCCCGCAAATTTTTACTTTAACCATAACGCTTCGGTTTACGGCTCAAGGTGCGCGGTACAAGGTAGAAACCAGAATTAAGCGACCAGCAGCGAATTGTCCTTGCACCTTAGACCTTATACCTTTCTTTCCTCCTTCCTGCTTCAATCAACTCCCTGGTTTTTTCCAGGAGATTATCACTTTTCATCAACGAGGTTCCCACCAGAACGGCCTGAATCCCCTTTTCCGCCAAAAGACGGATATCTTCCTTATGCGTAATGCCGCTTTCGCTGACCCGGATACAGCCTTTCGGGATGAGAGGGGCCAGATCAAGGGTAGTCTGGAGGTTGACCTCAAAGGTAGATAAATCCCGGTTATTGATCCCGATCATTTCGGCGCCACAAACCTTGGCTTTTTCAAGATCCTCTCTATCATGGACCTCAACCAGGGCGGCCATGCCCAGTTGACGACTGAGATCAAGAAAATTTCTCAACCGGTTTTCGGATAATATTCGGGCGATCAGCAGAATGGCATCGGCCCCCCCATGGAAGGATTCTTTTATCTGAATCTCATCAATGATGAAATCCTTGCGCAATACCGGCAGGGCCACGGCCTTTTTAAAAAACGGCAAGAGCTTCAGGTCTCCACCGAAAAATTTTTGATCGGTCAGAAAGGAGATGGCGGCGGCTCCGGCCTCTTCATAAATCCGGCCGATTTCGATGGGGTCCATCTTTTCCCGGATGATACCGGCCGACGGAGAGGCAAACTTGATCTCGGCGATCAGATTAATTTTTCCTGATTGTCCGATGGCCTTTTTAAAATCCCTTCGCAGAGGCAGGCCGGGGAATTGAGGAAAGGGGGCCGTCTTTTTTTTCAGCTCCCGGACCTCTCTTTCCTTTTCAGCGATTATTTCGATCAACTTGGAATGCATGGTTGCTTCCTACAAATTCTTCCGGACAAAAGGGGCACACTGCCGGGTAAAGGCGATCAGTTTTTCCAGCTTTTCCCTGGCCCGTCC
This is a stretch of genomic DNA from Deltaproteobacteria bacterium. It encodes these proteins:
- the trpC gene encoding indole-3-glycerol phosphate synthase TrpC — its product is MHSKLIEIIAEKEREVRELKKKTAPFPQFPGLPLRRDFKKAIGQSGKINLIAEIKFASPSAGIIREKMDPIEIGRIYEEAGAAAISFLTDQKFFGGDLKLLPFFKKAVALPVLRKDFIIDEIQIKESFHGGADAILLIARILSENRLRNFLDLSRQLGMAALVEVHDREDLEKAKVCGAEMIGINNRDLSTFEVNLQTTLDLAPLIPKGCIRVSESGITHKEDIRLLAEKGIQAVLVGTSLMKSDNLLEKTRELIEAGRRKERYKV
- a CDS encoding phosphoribosylanthranilate isomerase, translated to MVKVKICGITNYEDASLAVELGADILGFILAPSPRQISPEKVRSIIGFLPPFVMTVGVFVDEEEKTIKDIADFCRLTQVQLHGKESPDFCRRFRPKALKAFRVLDETSLLPISTYQGHVQAVILDTYQKGMAGGTGRTFPWDLAIKAKAFNLPVFLSGGLNPSNIRQAIATVKPYGVDVNSGIEERPGKKDPLRMKQLMKVIKESRVREPGFELSPHASSSSKAYAAERGRRGLGWGTDKA